One window from the genome of Hippocampus zosterae strain Florida chromosome 7, ASM2543408v3, whole genome shotgun sequence encodes:
- the cdc42se1 gene encoding CDC42 small effector protein 1, producing the protein MSEFWHKMACCVTAKAPPKRRRRRIDRSMIGEPTNFIHLTHIGSGEMADGRQPSGSVQEQMRSKCPNMNGRNSLL; encoded by the exons ATGAGCGAATTCTGGCACAAGATGGCTTGTTGCGTCACGGCTAAAGCGCCGCCG AAGCGGAGGAGACGGAGGATTGACCGCAGCATGATCGGTGAGCCGACAAACTTCATCCACCTGACCCACATCGGCTCGGGAGAGATGGCCGACGGACGCCAGCCC tcggGGTCCGTTCAGGAGCAGATGAGGTCGAAATGTCCAAACATGAACGGCAGAAACAGCCTTTTGTAG